In a single window of the Osmerus eperlanus chromosome 4, fOsmEpe2.1, whole genome shotgun sequence genome:
- the clstn1 gene encoding calsyntenin-1 isoform X3 yields MLFRGNKQFASVVGVVLGLLCAVEAAKVNKHKPWIDTTYHGIVTENDDKVLLDPPLIALDKDAPLRYAESFEVTFTKEGEICGFRIHGQNVPFEAVVLDKSTGEGVIRAKEKLDCELQKDHTFTIQAYDCGEGPDGANMKKSHKATVHIQVNDVNEYSPVFKDKSYKATVIEGKKYDSILKVEAVDADCSFQFSQICNYEIVTPDVPFTIDKEGYIKNTEKLNYSKERMYKLTVTAYDCGKNRASEDVLVKISIKPTCKPGWQGFNKRIEYEPGTGSLALFPSMHVETCDEPITSIQAIIELETNHIGKGCDRDTYSEKSLHKLCGASGGTVELLPAPSSSANWTVGLPTDNGHDSDQVFEFNGTQAVRVPEGVVSSSLKEPFTVSVWVRHGPGAHDKETILCNSDKTEMNRHHYSLYVHNCRLILLLRQDPTESENYKPAEFHWKLDQVCDKEWHHYVLNVDFPSVSLFVDGTTFEPFLVTEDYPLHSSKISTQLTIGACWQGGSARMSQFFRGNLAGLMIRSGKLENKKVIDCLYTCKEGLDVQLPEEVASAVKVEFNPNQSSLTVEGSDFEAFDKVMQHVSYLNSRQFPTPGIRHLRISTTFKCFNEEVCISVPEAEGYVMVLQPEEPKISLSGIDHFARGAAEFESPEGVTLFPELRIVSTITREVEAEAEATEGPEDDPTVQETVVSEEIMHNLDTCEVSALGDELDSEHESLDVDLGQVQQRGLEMTSSNLGLVITGVNTMANYEQVLHLIRYKNWHTEALFDRKFKLVCSELNGRYISNDFKVEVNVIHTANPMDHANNAMVQPQFINPVHHSSVDLSGHNLVNAHHASVVPSAATVVIVVCVSFLVFMIILGVFRIRAAHQRTMGDQENGKENEMDWDDSALTITVNPMETYEDQHSSEEEEEEEEESEDGEEEDDITSAESESSEDEEGAEPEDQQGASRQQQLEWDDSTLTY; encoded by the exons AAAGTTTTGAGGTGACCTTCACCAAAGAAG GTGAGATCTGCGGCTTCAGGATCCACGGGCAGAACGTTCCCTTCGAGGCCGTGGTTCTGGACAAGTCCACAGGGGAGGGCGTGATCCGGGCCAAGGAAAAGCTGGACTGTGAGCTGCAGAAAGACCACACCTTCACCATCCAGGCCTACGACTGTGGGGAGGGCCCAGACGGCGCCAACATGAAGAAATCACACAA GGCCACCGTCCACATCCAGGTGAACGACGTGAACGAGTATTCCCCCGTGTTCAAGGACAAGTCCTACAAGGCCACCGTCATCGAGGGCAAGAAGTACGACAGCATCCTGAAGGTGGAGGCTGTGGACGCCGACTGCTCCTTCCAGTTCAGCCAGATCTGCAACTACGAGATCGTTACCCCTGACGTGCCCTTCACCATCGACAAGGAGG GCTACATCAAGAACACGGAAAAGCTGAACTACAGCAAGGAGCGCATGTACAAGCTGACCGTGACCGCGTACGACTGCGGCAAGAACCGTGCGTCAGAAGACGTCCTTGTCAAGATCAGCATCAAGCCCACCTGCAAGCCGGGCTGGCAGG GATTCAACAAGAGGATTGAGTATGAGCCTGGCACCGGCAGCCTGGCTCTCTTCCCCAGCATGCATGTGGAGACCTGCGATGAGCCAATCACCTCCATCCAGGCCATCATCGAGCTGGAGACCAATCACATCGGCAAGGGCTGCGACAGAGACACATACTCTGAGAAGTCTCTTCACAAGCTGTGTG gtgccAGCGGCGGCACTGTGGAGCTCCTTCCCGCCCCCAGCAGCTCAGCCAACTGGACGGTGGGCCTGCCCACGGACAACGGCCACGACAGCGACCAGGTGTTTGAGTTCAATGGGACGCAGGCCGTCAGGGTGCCAGAGGGCGTGGTGAGCAGCTCCCTGAAGGAGCCCTTCACCGTGTCTGTCTGGGTGAGGCACGGCCCCGGTGCCCACGACAAGGAGACCATCCTCTGCAACTCTGACAAGACAG AGATGAACAGGCACCACTACTCTCTCTACGTGCACAACTGTCGCCTCATCCTGCTCCTCCGCCAGGACCCCACCGAGTCTGAGAACTACAAACCAGCCGAGTTCCACTGGAAACTGGACCAG gtGTGTGATAAAGAGTGGCATCACTACGTTCTCAACGTGGACTTCCCCTCCGTGTCTCTGTTTGTGGACGGCACCACCTTCGAGCCCTTCCTGGTGACGGAGGACTACCCCTTGCACTCGTCCAAGATCAGCACGCAGCTCACCATCGGGGCGTGCTGGCAAG GTGGCAGTGCTCGTATGTCCCAGTTCttccgggggaacctggccggTCTGATGATCCGCTCTGGGAAGCTGGAGAACAAGAAGGTGATCGACTGCCTGTACACCTGCAAGGAGGGTCTGGACGTGCAGCTACCAGAGGAGGTGGCCTCTGCAGTCAAG gtGGAGTTCAACCCCAACCAGTCGTCCCTGACCGTGGAGGGAAGCGACTTCGAGGCCTTCGACAAGGTCATGCAGCACGTGTCCTACCTGAACTCCAGACAGTTCCCCACCCCGGGAATCAGACACCTCCGCATCTCCACCACCTTCAA GTGCTTCAACGAGGAGGTGTGCATCTCTGTGCCGGAGGCGGAGGGATACGTCATGGTGCTGCAGCCCGAGGAGCCGAAGATCAGCCTGAGCGGCATCGATCACTTCGCCCGCGGCGCCGCTGAGTTCGAGAGCCCAGAGGGGGTGACGCTGTTCCCAGAGCTGCGCATCGTCAGCACCATCACCCgcgaggtggaggcagaggccGAGGCCACCGAGGGGCCCGAGGACGACCCCACCG TCCAGGAGACGGTGGTGTCAGAGGAGATCATGCACAACCTGGACACGTGCGAGGTGTCGGCTCTGGGAGACGAGCTGGACAGCGAGCACGAGAGCCTGGATGTGGACCTGGGGCAGGTCCAGCAGCGCGGCCTGGAGATGACCTCCTCCAACCTGGGTCTCGTCATCACAG GTGTCAACACCATGGCTAACTACGAGCAGGTGCTGCATCTGATCCGCTACAAGAACTGGCACACGGAGGCTCTGTTCGACAGGAAGTTCAAGCTGGTCTGCTCCGAGCTCAACGGACGCTACATCAGCAACGACTTCAAGGTGGAG GTGAACGTGATCCACACAGCCAACCCCATGGACCACGCCAACAACGCCATGGTTCAGCCCCAGTTCATCAACCCTGTCCACCACTCCTCCGTAGATCTGTCTGGGCACAACCTGGTCAACGCCCATCACGCCTCCG TGGTCCCCAGCGCTGCCACCGTCGTCatcgtggtgtgtgtgagcttcCTTGTCTTCATGATCATCCTGGGCGTGTTCCGCATCCGAGCCGCTCACCAGCGCACCATGGGCGACCAAGAGAACGGCAAGGAGAACGAGATGGACTGGGACGACTCTGCTCTCACCATCACAGTCAACCCCATGGAG ACTTACGAGGACCAGCAcagcagcgaggaggaggaggaagaggaggaggagagcgaggatggCGAGGAGGAAGATGACATCACCAGCGCTGAGTCGGAGAGCAGTGAAGATGAGGAGGGTGCAGAGCCGGAGGACCAGCAGGGGGCAAGCagacagcagcagctggagtgggacgactccacactcacctactag
- the clstn1 gene encoding calsyntenin-1 isoform X1, protein MLFRGNKQFASVVGVVLGLLCAVEAAKVNKHKPWIDTTYHGIVTENDDKVLLDPPLIALDKDAPLRYAESFEVTFTKEGEICGFRIHGQNVPFEAVVLDKSTGEGVIRAKEKLDCELQKDHTFTIQAYDCGEGPDGANMKKSHKATVHIQVNDVNEYSPVFKDKSYKATVIEGKKYDSILKVEAVDADCSFQFSQICNYEIVTPDVPFTIDKEGYIKNTEKLNYSKERMYKLTVTAYDCGKNRASEDVLVKISIKPTCKPGWQGFNKRIEYEPGTGSLALFPSMHVETCDEPITSIQAIIELETNHIGKGCDRDTYSEKSLHKLCGASGGTVELLPAPSSSANWTVGLPTDNGHDSDQVFEFNGTQAVRVPEGVVSSSLKEPFTVSVWVRHGPGAHDKETILCNSDKTEMNRHHYSLYVHNCRLILLLRQDPTESENYKPAEFHWKLDQVCDKEWHHYVLNVDFPSVSLFVDGTTFEPFLVTEDYPLHSSKISTQLTIGACWQDFSGHDNGSDASPEPQTGGSARMSQFFRGNLAGLMIRSGKLENKKVIDCLYTCKEGLDVQLPEEVASAVKVEFNPNQSSLTVEGSDFEAFDKVMQHVSYLNSRQFPTPGIRHLRISTTFKCFNEEVCISVPEAEGYVMVLQPEEPKISLSGIDHFARGAAEFESPEGVTLFPELRIVSTITREVEAEAEATEGPEDDPTVQETVVSEEIMHNLDTCEVSALGDELDSEHESLDVDLGQVQQRGLEMTSSNLGLVITGVNTMANYEQVLHLIRYKNWHTEALFDRKFKLVCSELNGRYISNDFKVEVNVIHTANPMDHANNAMVQPQFINPVHHSSVDLSGHNLVNAHHASVVPSAATVVIVVCVSFLVFMIILGVFRIRAAHQRTMGDQENGKENEMDWDDSALTITVNPMETYEDQHSSEEEEEEEEESEDGEEEDDITSAESESSEDEEGAEPEDQQGASRQQQLEWDDSTLTY, encoded by the exons AAAGTTTTGAGGTGACCTTCACCAAAGAAG GTGAGATCTGCGGCTTCAGGATCCACGGGCAGAACGTTCCCTTCGAGGCCGTGGTTCTGGACAAGTCCACAGGGGAGGGCGTGATCCGGGCCAAGGAAAAGCTGGACTGTGAGCTGCAGAAAGACCACACCTTCACCATCCAGGCCTACGACTGTGGGGAGGGCCCAGACGGCGCCAACATGAAGAAATCACACAA GGCCACCGTCCACATCCAGGTGAACGACGTGAACGAGTATTCCCCCGTGTTCAAGGACAAGTCCTACAAGGCCACCGTCATCGAGGGCAAGAAGTACGACAGCATCCTGAAGGTGGAGGCTGTGGACGCCGACTGCTCCTTCCAGTTCAGCCAGATCTGCAACTACGAGATCGTTACCCCTGACGTGCCCTTCACCATCGACAAGGAGG GCTACATCAAGAACACGGAAAAGCTGAACTACAGCAAGGAGCGCATGTACAAGCTGACCGTGACCGCGTACGACTGCGGCAAGAACCGTGCGTCAGAAGACGTCCTTGTCAAGATCAGCATCAAGCCCACCTGCAAGCCGGGCTGGCAGG GATTCAACAAGAGGATTGAGTATGAGCCTGGCACCGGCAGCCTGGCTCTCTTCCCCAGCATGCATGTGGAGACCTGCGATGAGCCAATCACCTCCATCCAGGCCATCATCGAGCTGGAGACCAATCACATCGGCAAGGGCTGCGACAGAGACACATACTCTGAGAAGTCTCTTCACAAGCTGTGTG gtgccAGCGGCGGCACTGTGGAGCTCCTTCCCGCCCCCAGCAGCTCAGCCAACTGGACGGTGGGCCTGCCCACGGACAACGGCCACGACAGCGACCAGGTGTTTGAGTTCAATGGGACGCAGGCCGTCAGGGTGCCAGAGGGCGTGGTGAGCAGCTCCCTGAAGGAGCCCTTCACCGTGTCTGTCTGGGTGAGGCACGGCCCCGGTGCCCACGACAAGGAGACCATCCTCTGCAACTCTGACAAGACAG AGATGAACAGGCACCACTACTCTCTCTACGTGCACAACTGTCGCCTCATCCTGCTCCTCCGCCAGGACCCCACCGAGTCTGAGAACTACAAACCAGCCGAGTTCCACTGGAAACTGGACCAG gtGTGTGATAAAGAGTGGCATCACTACGTTCTCAACGTGGACTTCCCCTCCGTGTCTCTGTTTGTGGACGGCACCACCTTCGAGCCCTTCCTGGTGACGGAGGACTACCCCTTGCACTCGTCCAAGATCAGCACGCAGCTCACCATCGGGGCGTGCTGGCAAG ACTTCTCAGGACATGACAACGGCTCTGATGCCAGCCCTGAGCCTCAGAcag GTGGCAGTGCTCGTATGTCCCAGTTCttccgggggaacctggccggTCTGATGATCCGCTCTGGGAAGCTGGAGAACAAGAAGGTGATCGACTGCCTGTACACCTGCAAGGAGGGTCTGGACGTGCAGCTACCAGAGGAGGTGGCCTCTGCAGTCAAG gtGGAGTTCAACCCCAACCAGTCGTCCCTGACCGTGGAGGGAAGCGACTTCGAGGCCTTCGACAAGGTCATGCAGCACGTGTCCTACCTGAACTCCAGACAGTTCCCCACCCCGGGAATCAGACACCTCCGCATCTCCACCACCTTCAA GTGCTTCAACGAGGAGGTGTGCATCTCTGTGCCGGAGGCGGAGGGATACGTCATGGTGCTGCAGCCCGAGGAGCCGAAGATCAGCCTGAGCGGCATCGATCACTTCGCCCGCGGCGCCGCTGAGTTCGAGAGCCCAGAGGGGGTGACGCTGTTCCCAGAGCTGCGCATCGTCAGCACCATCACCCgcgaggtggaggcagaggccGAGGCCACCGAGGGGCCCGAGGACGACCCCACCG TCCAGGAGACGGTGGTGTCAGAGGAGATCATGCACAACCTGGACACGTGCGAGGTGTCGGCTCTGGGAGACGAGCTGGACAGCGAGCACGAGAGCCTGGATGTGGACCTGGGGCAGGTCCAGCAGCGCGGCCTGGAGATGACCTCCTCCAACCTGGGTCTCGTCATCACAG GTGTCAACACCATGGCTAACTACGAGCAGGTGCTGCATCTGATCCGCTACAAGAACTGGCACACGGAGGCTCTGTTCGACAGGAAGTTCAAGCTGGTCTGCTCCGAGCTCAACGGACGCTACATCAGCAACGACTTCAAGGTGGAG GTGAACGTGATCCACACAGCCAACCCCATGGACCACGCCAACAACGCCATGGTTCAGCCCCAGTTCATCAACCCTGTCCACCACTCCTCCGTAGATCTGTCTGGGCACAACCTGGTCAACGCCCATCACGCCTCCG TGGTCCCCAGCGCTGCCACCGTCGTCatcgtggtgtgtgtgagcttcCTTGTCTTCATGATCATCCTGGGCGTGTTCCGCATCCGAGCCGCTCACCAGCGCACCATGGGCGACCAAGAGAACGGCAAGGAGAACGAGATGGACTGGGACGACTCTGCTCTCACCATCACAGTCAACCCCATGGAG ACTTACGAGGACCAGCAcagcagcgaggaggaggaggaagaggaggaggagagcgaggatggCGAGGAGGAAGATGACATCACCAGCGCTGAGTCGGAGAGCAGTGAAGATGAGGAGGGTGCAGAGCCGGAGGACCAGCAGGGGGCAAGCagacagcagcagctggagtgggacgactccacactcacctactag
- the clstn1 gene encoding calsyntenin-1 isoform X2, with amino-acid sequence MLFRGNKQFASVVGVVLGLLCAVEAAKVNKHKPWIDTTYHGIVTENDDKVLLDPPLIALDKDAPLRYAGEICGFRIHGQNVPFEAVVLDKSTGEGVIRAKEKLDCELQKDHTFTIQAYDCGEGPDGANMKKSHKATVHIQVNDVNEYSPVFKDKSYKATVIEGKKYDSILKVEAVDADCSFQFSQICNYEIVTPDVPFTIDKEGYIKNTEKLNYSKERMYKLTVTAYDCGKNRASEDVLVKISIKPTCKPGWQGFNKRIEYEPGTGSLALFPSMHVETCDEPITSIQAIIELETNHIGKGCDRDTYSEKSLHKLCGASGGTVELLPAPSSSANWTVGLPTDNGHDSDQVFEFNGTQAVRVPEGVVSSSLKEPFTVSVWVRHGPGAHDKETILCNSDKTEMNRHHYSLYVHNCRLILLLRQDPTESENYKPAEFHWKLDQVCDKEWHHYVLNVDFPSVSLFVDGTTFEPFLVTEDYPLHSSKISTQLTIGACWQDFSGHDNGSDASPEPQTGGSARMSQFFRGNLAGLMIRSGKLENKKVIDCLYTCKEGLDVQLPEEVASAVKVEFNPNQSSLTVEGSDFEAFDKVMQHVSYLNSRQFPTPGIRHLRISTTFKCFNEEVCISVPEAEGYVMVLQPEEPKISLSGIDHFARGAAEFESPEGVTLFPELRIVSTITREVEAEAEATEGPEDDPTVQETVVSEEIMHNLDTCEVSALGDELDSEHESLDVDLGQVQQRGLEMTSSNLGLVITGVNTMANYEQVLHLIRYKNWHTEALFDRKFKLVCSELNGRYISNDFKVEVNVIHTANPMDHANNAMVQPQFINPVHHSSVDLSGHNLVNAHHASVVPSAATVVIVVCVSFLVFMIILGVFRIRAAHQRTMGDQENGKENEMDWDDSALTITVNPMETYEDQHSSEEEEEEEEESEDGEEEDDITSAESESSEDEEGAEPEDQQGASRQQQLEWDDSTLTY; translated from the exons GTGAGATCTGCGGCTTCAGGATCCACGGGCAGAACGTTCCCTTCGAGGCCGTGGTTCTGGACAAGTCCACAGGGGAGGGCGTGATCCGGGCCAAGGAAAAGCTGGACTGTGAGCTGCAGAAAGACCACACCTTCACCATCCAGGCCTACGACTGTGGGGAGGGCCCAGACGGCGCCAACATGAAGAAATCACACAA GGCCACCGTCCACATCCAGGTGAACGACGTGAACGAGTATTCCCCCGTGTTCAAGGACAAGTCCTACAAGGCCACCGTCATCGAGGGCAAGAAGTACGACAGCATCCTGAAGGTGGAGGCTGTGGACGCCGACTGCTCCTTCCAGTTCAGCCAGATCTGCAACTACGAGATCGTTACCCCTGACGTGCCCTTCACCATCGACAAGGAGG GCTACATCAAGAACACGGAAAAGCTGAACTACAGCAAGGAGCGCATGTACAAGCTGACCGTGACCGCGTACGACTGCGGCAAGAACCGTGCGTCAGAAGACGTCCTTGTCAAGATCAGCATCAAGCCCACCTGCAAGCCGGGCTGGCAGG GATTCAACAAGAGGATTGAGTATGAGCCTGGCACCGGCAGCCTGGCTCTCTTCCCCAGCATGCATGTGGAGACCTGCGATGAGCCAATCACCTCCATCCAGGCCATCATCGAGCTGGAGACCAATCACATCGGCAAGGGCTGCGACAGAGACACATACTCTGAGAAGTCTCTTCACAAGCTGTGTG gtgccAGCGGCGGCACTGTGGAGCTCCTTCCCGCCCCCAGCAGCTCAGCCAACTGGACGGTGGGCCTGCCCACGGACAACGGCCACGACAGCGACCAGGTGTTTGAGTTCAATGGGACGCAGGCCGTCAGGGTGCCAGAGGGCGTGGTGAGCAGCTCCCTGAAGGAGCCCTTCACCGTGTCTGTCTGGGTGAGGCACGGCCCCGGTGCCCACGACAAGGAGACCATCCTCTGCAACTCTGACAAGACAG AGATGAACAGGCACCACTACTCTCTCTACGTGCACAACTGTCGCCTCATCCTGCTCCTCCGCCAGGACCCCACCGAGTCTGAGAACTACAAACCAGCCGAGTTCCACTGGAAACTGGACCAG gtGTGTGATAAAGAGTGGCATCACTACGTTCTCAACGTGGACTTCCCCTCCGTGTCTCTGTTTGTGGACGGCACCACCTTCGAGCCCTTCCTGGTGACGGAGGACTACCCCTTGCACTCGTCCAAGATCAGCACGCAGCTCACCATCGGGGCGTGCTGGCAAG ACTTCTCAGGACATGACAACGGCTCTGATGCCAGCCCTGAGCCTCAGAcag GTGGCAGTGCTCGTATGTCCCAGTTCttccgggggaacctggccggTCTGATGATCCGCTCTGGGAAGCTGGAGAACAAGAAGGTGATCGACTGCCTGTACACCTGCAAGGAGGGTCTGGACGTGCAGCTACCAGAGGAGGTGGCCTCTGCAGTCAAG gtGGAGTTCAACCCCAACCAGTCGTCCCTGACCGTGGAGGGAAGCGACTTCGAGGCCTTCGACAAGGTCATGCAGCACGTGTCCTACCTGAACTCCAGACAGTTCCCCACCCCGGGAATCAGACACCTCCGCATCTCCACCACCTTCAA GTGCTTCAACGAGGAGGTGTGCATCTCTGTGCCGGAGGCGGAGGGATACGTCATGGTGCTGCAGCCCGAGGAGCCGAAGATCAGCCTGAGCGGCATCGATCACTTCGCCCGCGGCGCCGCTGAGTTCGAGAGCCCAGAGGGGGTGACGCTGTTCCCAGAGCTGCGCATCGTCAGCACCATCACCCgcgaggtggaggcagaggccGAGGCCACCGAGGGGCCCGAGGACGACCCCACCG TCCAGGAGACGGTGGTGTCAGAGGAGATCATGCACAACCTGGACACGTGCGAGGTGTCGGCTCTGGGAGACGAGCTGGACAGCGAGCACGAGAGCCTGGATGTGGACCTGGGGCAGGTCCAGCAGCGCGGCCTGGAGATGACCTCCTCCAACCTGGGTCTCGTCATCACAG GTGTCAACACCATGGCTAACTACGAGCAGGTGCTGCATCTGATCCGCTACAAGAACTGGCACACGGAGGCTCTGTTCGACAGGAAGTTCAAGCTGGTCTGCTCCGAGCTCAACGGACGCTACATCAGCAACGACTTCAAGGTGGAG GTGAACGTGATCCACACAGCCAACCCCATGGACCACGCCAACAACGCCATGGTTCAGCCCCAGTTCATCAACCCTGTCCACCACTCCTCCGTAGATCTGTCTGGGCACAACCTGGTCAACGCCCATCACGCCTCCG TGGTCCCCAGCGCTGCCACCGTCGTCatcgtggtgtgtgtgagcttcCTTGTCTTCATGATCATCCTGGGCGTGTTCCGCATCCGAGCCGCTCACCAGCGCACCATGGGCGACCAAGAGAACGGCAAGGAGAACGAGATGGACTGGGACGACTCTGCTCTCACCATCACAGTCAACCCCATGGAG ACTTACGAGGACCAGCAcagcagcgaggaggaggaggaagaggaggaggagagcgaggatggCGAGGAGGAAGATGACATCACCAGCGCTGAGTCGGAGAGCAGTGAAGATGAGGAGGGTGCAGAGCCGGAGGACCAGCAGGGGGCAAGCagacagcagcagctggagtgggacgactccacactcacctactag
- the clstn1 gene encoding calsyntenin-1 isoform X4 encodes MLFRGNKQFASVVGVVLGLLCAVEAAKVNKHKPWIDTTYHGIVTENDDKVLLDPPLIALDKDAPLRYAGEICGFRIHGQNVPFEAVVLDKSTGEGVIRAKEKLDCELQKDHTFTIQAYDCGEGPDGANMKKSHKATVHIQVNDVNEYSPVFKDKSYKATVIEGKKYDSILKVEAVDADCSFQFSQICNYEIVTPDVPFTIDKEGYIKNTEKLNYSKERMYKLTVTAYDCGKNRASEDVLVKISIKPTCKPGWQGFNKRIEYEPGTGSLALFPSMHVETCDEPITSIQAIIELETNHIGKGCDRDTYSEKSLHKLCGASGGTVELLPAPSSSANWTVGLPTDNGHDSDQVFEFNGTQAVRVPEGVVSSSLKEPFTVSVWVRHGPGAHDKETILCNSDKTEMNRHHYSLYVHNCRLILLLRQDPTESENYKPAEFHWKLDQVCDKEWHHYVLNVDFPSVSLFVDGTTFEPFLVTEDYPLHSSKISTQLTIGACWQGGSARMSQFFRGNLAGLMIRSGKLENKKVIDCLYTCKEGLDVQLPEEVASAVKVEFNPNQSSLTVEGSDFEAFDKVMQHVSYLNSRQFPTPGIRHLRISTTFKCFNEEVCISVPEAEGYVMVLQPEEPKISLSGIDHFARGAAEFESPEGVTLFPELRIVSTITREVEAEAEATEGPEDDPTVQETVVSEEIMHNLDTCEVSALGDELDSEHESLDVDLGQVQQRGLEMTSSNLGLVITGVNTMANYEQVLHLIRYKNWHTEALFDRKFKLVCSELNGRYISNDFKVEVNVIHTANPMDHANNAMVQPQFINPVHHSSVDLSGHNLVNAHHASVVPSAATVVIVVCVSFLVFMIILGVFRIRAAHQRTMGDQENGKENEMDWDDSALTITVNPMETYEDQHSSEEEEEEEEESEDGEEEDDITSAESESSEDEEGAEPEDQQGASRQQQLEWDDSTLTY; translated from the exons GTGAGATCTGCGGCTTCAGGATCCACGGGCAGAACGTTCCCTTCGAGGCCGTGGTTCTGGACAAGTCCACAGGGGAGGGCGTGATCCGGGCCAAGGAAAAGCTGGACTGTGAGCTGCAGAAAGACCACACCTTCACCATCCAGGCCTACGACTGTGGGGAGGGCCCAGACGGCGCCAACATGAAGAAATCACACAA GGCCACCGTCCACATCCAGGTGAACGACGTGAACGAGTATTCCCCCGTGTTCAAGGACAAGTCCTACAAGGCCACCGTCATCGAGGGCAAGAAGTACGACAGCATCCTGAAGGTGGAGGCTGTGGACGCCGACTGCTCCTTCCAGTTCAGCCAGATCTGCAACTACGAGATCGTTACCCCTGACGTGCCCTTCACCATCGACAAGGAGG GCTACATCAAGAACACGGAAAAGCTGAACTACAGCAAGGAGCGCATGTACAAGCTGACCGTGACCGCGTACGACTGCGGCAAGAACCGTGCGTCAGAAGACGTCCTTGTCAAGATCAGCATCAAGCCCACCTGCAAGCCGGGCTGGCAGG GATTCAACAAGAGGATTGAGTATGAGCCTGGCACCGGCAGCCTGGCTCTCTTCCCCAGCATGCATGTGGAGACCTGCGATGAGCCAATCACCTCCATCCAGGCCATCATCGAGCTGGAGACCAATCACATCGGCAAGGGCTGCGACAGAGACACATACTCTGAGAAGTCTCTTCACAAGCTGTGTG gtgccAGCGGCGGCACTGTGGAGCTCCTTCCCGCCCCCAGCAGCTCAGCCAACTGGACGGTGGGCCTGCCCACGGACAACGGCCACGACAGCGACCAGGTGTTTGAGTTCAATGGGACGCAGGCCGTCAGGGTGCCAGAGGGCGTGGTGAGCAGCTCCCTGAAGGAGCCCTTCACCGTGTCTGTCTGGGTGAGGCACGGCCCCGGTGCCCACGACAAGGAGACCATCCTCTGCAACTCTGACAAGACAG AGATGAACAGGCACCACTACTCTCTCTACGTGCACAACTGTCGCCTCATCCTGCTCCTCCGCCAGGACCCCACCGAGTCTGAGAACTACAAACCAGCCGAGTTCCACTGGAAACTGGACCAG gtGTGTGATAAAGAGTGGCATCACTACGTTCTCAACGTGGACTTCCCCTCCGTGTCTCTGTTTGTGGACGGCACCACCTTCGAGCCCTTCCTGGTGACGGAGGACTACCCCTTGCACTCGTCCAAGATCAGCACGCAGCTCACCATCGGGGCGTGCTGGCAAG GTGGCAGTGCTCGTATGTCCCAGTTCttccgggggaacctggccggTCTGATGATCCGCTCTGGGAAGCTGGAGAACAAGAAGGTGATCGACTGCCTGTACACCTGCAAGGAGGGTCTGGACGTGCAGCTACCAGAGGAGGTGGCCTCTGCAGTCAAG gtGGAGTTCAACCCCAACCAGTCGTCCCTGACCGTGGAGGGAAGCGACTTCGAGGCCTTCGACAAGGTCATGCAGCACGTGTCCTACCTGAACTCCAGACAGTTCCCCACCCCGGGAATCAGACACCTCCGCATCTCCACCACCTTCAA GTGCTTCAACGAGGAGGTGTGCATCTCTGTGCCGGAGGCGGAGGGATACGTCATGGTGCTGCAGCCCGAGGAGCCGAAGATCAGCCTGAGCGGCATCGATCACTTCGCCCGCGGCGCCGCTGAGTTCGAGAGCCCAGAGGGGGTGACGCTGTTCCCAGAGCTGCGCATCGTCAGCACCATCACCCgcgaggtggaggcagaggccGAGGCCACCGAGGGGCCCGAGGACGACCCCACCG TCCAGGAGACGGTGGTGTCAGAGGAGATCATGCACAACCTGGACACGTGCGAGGTGTCGGCTCTGGGAGACGAGCTGGACAGCGAGCACGAGAGCCTGGATGTGGACCTGGGGCAGGTCCAGCAGCGCGGCCTGGAGATGACCTCCTCCAACCTGGGTCTCGTCATCACAG GTGTCAACACCATGGCTAACTACGAGCAGGTGCTGCATCTGATCCGCTACAAGAACTGGCACACGGAGGCTCTGTTCGACAGGAAGTTCAAGCTGGTCTGCTCCGAGCTCAACGGACGCTACATCAGCAACGACTTCAAGGTGGAG GTGAACGTGATCCACACAGCCAACCCCATGGACCACGCCAACAACGCCATGGTTCAGCCCCAGTTCATCAACCCTGTCCACCACTCCTCCGTAGATCTGTCTGGGCACAACCTGGTCAACGCCCATCACGCCTCCG TGGTCCCCAGCGCTGCCACCGTCGTCatcgtggtgtgtgtgagcttcCTTGTCTTCATGATCATCCTGGGCGTGTTCCGCATCCGAGCCGCTCACCAGCGCACCATGGGCGACCAAGAGAACGGCAAGGAGAACGAGATGGACTGGGACGACTCTGCTCTCACCATCACAGTCAACCCCATGGAG ACTTACGAGGACCAGCAcagcagcgaggaggaggaggaagaggaggaggagagcgaggatggCGAGGAGGAAGATGACATCACCAGCGCTGAGTCGGAGAGCAGTGAAGATGAGGAGGGTGCAGAGCCGGAGGACCAGCAGGGGGCAAGCagacagcagcagctggagtgggacgactccacactcacctactag